One window of the Zea mays cultivar B73 chromosome 3, Zm-B73-REFERENCE-NAM-5.0, whole genome shotgun sequence genome contains the following:
- the LOC103651688 gene encoding pentatricopeptide repeat-containing protein At1g22960, mitochondrial produces MLFNIPHCKAQAPVAAVVAAISSIRFSSSLPALVPPPPPLHDENPFAALLASEPPPPEPLRQVLATGDVHSALRGLPGLARQLFRWAETTPCGFPRSASAFAAVLIPLARANHIRAAYPVSLRALHLDLLLPLVSLLSAPLSTAPRSLLSLLLRLSTKYSKECKARDATLDTCSTLCLSAFREMASHGVAPDVKDCNRVLRVLRDAARWDDICAVHEEMLELGIEPSIVTYNTLLDSFLKEGRKDKVAMLLKEMETRGSGCLPNDVTYNVVITGLTRKGDLEEAAELVEGMRLSKKASSFTYNPLITGLLARGCVKKVYDLQLEMENEGIMPTVVTYNAMIHGLLQSGLVEAAQVKFAEMRAMGLLPDVITYNSLLNGYCKAGNLKEALLLFGDLRRAGLAPTVLTYNILIDGYCRLGDLEEARILKEEMGEQGCLPNVCTYTILMKGSLNVRSLAMAREFFDEMLSKGLQPDCFAYNTRICAELILGDIARAFELREVLMLEGISSDTVTYNILIHGLCKTGNLKDAKELQMKMVSNGLQPDCITYTCLIHAHCERGLLREARKIFNNMISDGLLPSAVTFTVIIHAYCRRGNLYSAYGWFRKMLEEGVEPNEITYNVLIHALCRMGRTQLASHHFHEMLERGLVANKYTYTLLIDGNCKVGNWEDAMRFYFEMHQNGIHPDYLTHKALLKGFDGHVHHTIEYLDNVILGE; encoded by the coding sequence ATGCTATTCAACATCCCACACTGCAAAGCACAAGCTCCTGTAGCCGCCGTCGTAGCAGCCATTTCCAGCATCCGCTTCTCCTCCTCCCTGCCGGCACTGGTTCCGCCGCCTCCGCCCCTGCACGATGAGAACCCGTTCGCTGCGCTCCTCGCCTCTGAGCCCCCACCGCCGGAGCCTCTCCGCCAGGTGCTCGCCACGGGCGACGTCCACTCCGCGCTCCGCGGCCTCCCGGGCCTCGCGCGCCAGCTGTTCCGGTGGGCGGAGACTACTCCGTGTGGCTTCCCCCGCTCCGCCTCCGCGTTCGCCGCCGTCCTCATCCCGCTCGCCCGAGCCAACCACATCCGGGCCGCCTACCCTGTCTCCCTCCGCGCCCTGCACCTCGACCTCCTCCTCCCCCTGGTGTCCCTCCTGTCCGCTCCCCTCTCTACCGCTCCACGGTCACTATTGAGCCTCCTCTTACGCTTGTCCACCAAGTACTCGAAGGAATGCAAAGCCCGCGACGCCACGCTCGACACCTGTTCGACGCTGTGCTTGTCCGCCTTCCGCGAGATGGCAAGCCACGGCGTGGCCCCTGACGTTAAAGACTGCAACCGTGTGCTCCGTGTATTACGTGATGCGGCCAGGTGGGATGACATTTGTGCTGTGCATGAGGAGATGCTCGAGCTTGGGATTGAGCCCAGTATTGTCACGTACAATACTTTGTTGGATTCTTTCTTGAAGGAGGGAAGGAAGGACAAGGTTGCCATGCTgctgaaggagatggagacccggGGGAGTGGTTGCTTGCCAAATGATGTCACGTACAATGTGGTGATTACTGGGTTGACCAGGAAAGGTGACCTTGAGGAGGCAGCAGAGCTGGTCGAGGGAATGCGGCTGTCCAAGAAGGCTTCATCCTTCACTTATAACCCACTTATCACTGGGTTGCTTGCAAGGGGCTGTGTCAAAAAGGTATACGATTTGCAGTTGGAGATGGAGAATGAGGGCATTATGCCTACAGTGGTGACGTACAATGCGATGATTCATGGGCTGCTTCAAAGTGGGCTGGTAGAGGCTGCACAGGTGAAGTTTGCGGAAATGAGGGCGATGGGCTTGCTACCGGACGTGATCACCTACAATTCGTTGCTAAATGGGTATTGTAAGGCAGGTAACTTGAAAGAGGCTCTTTTGTTGTTTGGCGATTTGAGGCGTGCAGGGTTAGCGCCGACAGTTTTGACCTATAACATTCTTATAGATGGTTATTGTAGATTAGGTGATTTAGAGGAAGCCAGGATATTGAAAGAGGAAATGGGAGAGCAAGGTTGTTTGCCCAATGTTTGTACATATACAATTCTCATGAAGGGTTCGCTTAATGTGCGTAGCCTTGCTATGGCAAGAGAATTCTTTGATGAGATGCTGAGCAAAGGTTTGCAGCCAGATTGCTTTGCTTATAATACAAGGATTTGTGCGGAGCTAATCCTAGGGGATATTGCCAGAGCTTTCGAGTTGAGAGAGGTGTTGATGTTGGAAGGCATATCTTCTGATACAGTGACATACAATATTCTTATTCATGGACTGTGCAAGACTGGTAACCTGAAAGATGCCAAAGAGCTGCAGATGAAGATGGTCAGTAATGGTTTACAGCCTGACTGTATCACATACACTTGCTTGATTCATGCACATTGTGAAAGGGGACTTCTAAGAGAAGCAAGAAAGATCTTTAATAACATGATCTCAGATGGTTTGCTACCCTCAGCTGTGACCTTCACTGTTATTATTCATGCATATTGTAGAAGAGGAAACCTTTATTCAGCATATGGTTGGTTTCGAAAGATgctggaggaaggagttgaacctAACGAAATAACATATAATGTCCTCATACATGCATTATGCAGGATGGGCAGAACTCAACTGGCTTCTCATCATTTTCATGAGATGCTAGAAAGGGGATTGGTGGCAAACAAATACACATATACTTTGTTGATAGATGGGAACTGTAAAGTGGGCAACTGGGAAGATGCAATGAGATTCTATTTTGAAATGCATCAGAATGGTATTCATCCAGATTATTTAACACATAAAGCCTTGCTCAAGGGATTTGATGGTCACGTGCACCATACAATTGAGTACTTGGATAACGTTATTTTGGGTGAATAG
- the LOC103651689 gene encoding protein TIFY 3 isoform X1, translating into MLPMSNPSANPTQLTIFYGGSVCVYDSVPPEKAQAIMLIAAAAAAAAATKGSAATAFNPPMVHTATVSPAAVFSPVLTRSPSLQSTSVAAGQAQVVADPSSISKLQADLPIARRHSLHRFLEKRRDRVVSKAPYSPAKSFDGMESAGMEMTVDGKQGARPSILKGWGAAKSEV; encoded by the exons ATGTTGCCGATGTCGAACCCTTCAGCTAATCCCACACAGCTTACAATTTTCTATGGTGGATCAGTATGTGTGTATGACTCGGTGCCACCAGAAAAG GCTCAGGCAATCATGCTTATAGCTGCAGCTGCGGCAGCTGCGGCAGCCACCAAAGGCAGTGCTGCCACTGCTTTTAATCCTCCAATGGTACATACAGCCACTGTCTCCCCAGCAGCAGTCTTCTCTCCTGTGCTTACACGGTCTCCATCACTGCAGAGCACTTCTGTAGCAGCTGGACAAGCTCAGGTTGTTGCTGACCCTAGCTCAATAAGCAAGCTTCAGGCTG ATCTCCCCATTGCCAGGAGGCACTCTCTCCATCGCTTCCTTGAGAAACGTCGTGACAG GGTCGTGAGCAAAGCTCCGTACAGCCCCGCCAAGTCGTTCGATGGCATGGAGTCAGCGGGAATGGAGATGACTGTGGACGGCAAGCAGGGCGCAAGGCCCAGTATCTTGAAAGGTTGGGGAGCCGCGAAGTCTGAAGTCTGA
- the LOC103651689 gene encoding protein TIFY 3 isoform X2 codes for MLPMSNPSANPTQLTIFYGGSVCVYDSVPPEKAQAIMLIAAAAAAAAATKGSAATAFNPPMSTSVAAGQAQVVADPSSISKLQADLPIARRHSLHRFLEKRRDRVVSKAPYSPAKSFDGMESAGMEMTVDGKQGARPSILKGWGAAKSEV; via the exons ATGTTGCCGATGTCGAACCCTTCAGCTAATCCCACACAGCTTACAATTTTCTATGGTGGATCAGTATGTGTGTATGACTCGGTGCCACCAGAAAAG GCTCAGGCAATCATGCTTATAGCTGCAGCTGCGGCAGCTGCGGCAGCCACCAAAGGCAGTGCTGCCACTGCTTTTAATCCTCCAATG AGCACTTCTGTAGCAGCTGGACAAGCTCAGGTTGTTGCTGACCCTAGCTCAATAAGCAAGCTTCAGGCTG ATCTCCCCATTGCCAGGAGGCACTCTCTCCATCGCTTCCTTGAGAAACGTCGTGACAG GGTCGTGAGCAAAGCTCCGTACAGCCCCGCCAAGTCGTTCGATGGCATGGAGTCAGCGGGAATGGAGATGACTGTGGACGGCAAGCAGGGCGCAAGGCCCAGTATCTTGAAAGGTTGGGGAGCCGCGAAGTCTGAAGTCTGA